Proteins co-encoded in one Apodemus sylvaticus chromosome 6, mApoSyl1.1, whole genome shotgun sequence genomic window:
- the LOC127687493 gene encoding fibroblast growth factor 2-like, which produces MGPQGKAHPAQIPLRKAGDPVATGDRKRLSPAKRGRAEGPRLRGLWEERPAGPTAEARTRGRRFPPGTAVLGRGLGRGPHALARTLPGSVRRAAPAARPVEAWGRDGGVRRTCPAPLRRADGRLHPPGASLTSRRDPARSSAPARGRGRDPGRPRWAAAAAAGSVVRPAAANLLRSLSRLLGSPPAPPQPHNNMAAAASAGSRGAGRRATGGQ; this is translated from the coding sequence ATGGGGCCCCAAGGCAAGGCGCACCCTGCCCAGATACCCCTAAGAAAAGCCGGGGACCCGGTCGCCACCGGCGATAGGAAGAGGCTGTCACCTGCCAAGCGAGGCCGCGCCGAGGGGCCCCGGCTTCGCGGCCTCTGGGAGGAGCGGCCCGCCGGCCCCACGGCGGAGGCAAGAACCCGGGGCCGGAGGTTTCCGCCCGGCACGGCCGTGCTTGGCCGGGGCCTAGGGCGGGGGCCGCACGCGCTCGCGAGGACCTTGCCCGGCAGTGTGCGGCGCGCGGCCCCCGCTGCCCGGCCCGTGGAAGCCTGGGGACGGGACGGCGGCGTTCGCCGCACCTGCCCCGCGCCCCTCCGCCGCGCTGACGGGCGGCTTCACCCACCTGGCGCCTCGCTCACGTCACGGCGCGACCCCGCGCGCTCCTCAGCACCGGCGCGCGGGCGCGGCCGGGATCCGGGAAGACCCCGCTGGgccgcggccgccgccgccgGGTCAGTCGTCAGGCCGGCCGCAGCGAACCTGTTGCGCAGCCTGTCACGGCTGCTGGGCTCTCCGCCGGCGCCGCCTCAGCCCCACAACAACATGGCGGCCGCGGCCTCCGCAGGAAGCCGGGGGGCGGGGAGGCGAGCGACGGGCGGGCAGTGA